In the genome of Desmonostoc muscorum LEGE 12446, the window GGGGTATTGCTATTTCTCCCTGTAGTCGGTTTTTAAATGTTGGGTTGACGGAAATCATTTTGATTAATTCCTCAACCCCGTTATCAAATGTCTTGCGGTTGGCTAAATGTCCCTTTTGTCCGATTAAGGTTGCTATGACTGTACGATTGCCAATATCTACAATCACGTTCTGTTTGCTGGTGTCGAGTCTATGGGCATTAGCAGCAATAGCGGCGTGTCCTTCGTCGTAAACTTTCAAAACGTGAATGTTGACTGTTGTTGGTATGGGCTTACCACCAAACTTGACGATGTGTTTACCCGCGATAGCAGCAATCAACTGTTCCTCTAAATCTCCTCGCTCATGCAAGGACGCACAAATAATTAGGTTAATTACTGGCTTATAGGGATAGTAAGACAGTGCTGCTAATAGGTGTTTGAGTGATTGAGTGACCTTAGCCGTAGCATCGTCAGTCACTCGCAAGTGGTTTTTGGGGTTTGCGTCATAAGCGGAATAACCTGACAACCACTGTTTGTAGTCCAGTTTGGTGATTGCGTCTCCTTCTAGGTACTCTACATAACCCTCGGTTGGTAACTCGGTCGGACGGTAGTAG includes:
- a CDS encoding ParM/StbA family protein; the protein is MTDLAQMPENTLNGHQGTLTLIAGYDLGNSGVKFVTSDRKIRFPSYLENCYYRPTELPTEGYVEYLEGDAITKLDYKQWLSGYSAYDANPKNHLRVTDDATAKVTQSLKHLLAALSYYPYKPVINLIICASLHERGDLEEQLIAAIAGKHIVKFGGKPIPTTVNIHVLKVYDEGHAAIAANAHRLDTSKQNVIVDIGNRTVIATLIGQKGHLANRKTFDNGVEELIKMISVNPTFKNRLQGEIAIPHLIRQGLESNEKPFWYGKQFSFEDIYRQELMPWVQKSLAPVFKFIHPWKINADACLIIGGGSQLHSVDEALKAKGFVIAENPLWSNAEGLYQLATMMYSRGIDE